The Arthrobacter sp. NicSoilC5 genome has a window encoding:
- a CDS encoding NAD(P)/FAD-dependent oxidoreductase, translating into MDDSYQVIVVGGGFAGKAAAEELGRKGVRVLLLDANSYQQFQPLLYQVAASQIGVSTVTRPLRAEFRGINSVRVLTAEVTAIDAANRTVTTADGSTYRAQALVIATGAVPNFFNTPGADEHAYPLYSVADATRLSAAITAILDEADREPGAGADVIVVGGGPTGVETAGALAENVKYLVPKYFSPELADRCHVHLVDMVPNVLAAFSEKSQAYARDRLTKLGVQLHMGQPVADVRPDGVTLKDGTVIPARVVVWAGGLQAGRIITESGLKQGRGGRVDVQPDLSVPDVEGVYVLGDSANITDAAGNKLPQLGSVAQQSGKWAARNIYADLTGGVREPFRYWDKGYMAMVGRGAAVAELGRRRLQLQGPLAFVSWLAVHLALLPGFQQKVRALFSWANGYVTHSPSQVVVGRPD; encoded by the coding sequence ATGGACGATTCATATCAGGTCATCGTGGTTGGCGGCGGATTTGCCGGGAAAGCTGCGGCTGAAGAGTTGGGCCGCAAAGGTGTCCGCGTTCTGCTGCTTGACGCCAACAGTTATCAACAGTTCCAGCCACTCCTCTACCAGGTGGCTGCGTCCCAGATCGGCGTGTCCACGGTGACGCGGCCGCTGCGCGCGGAGTTCCGCGGAATCAACAGCGTCCGGGTCCTGACGGCGGAGGTGACCGCCATCGACGCGGCGAACCGGACCGTGACCACCGCGGACGGTTCCACCTACCGGGCCCAGGCCCTGGTCATTGCCACGGGGGCAGTTCCGAACTTCTTCAACACCCCTGGCGCGGATGAGCATGCCTACCCGCTGTACTCCGTGGCGGATGCAACACGGCTCAGCGCGGCCATTACCGCCATTCTGGACGAGGCCGACCGCGAGCCCGGGGCAGGCGCCGACGTCATTGTGGTGGGCGGTGGCCCCACCGGCGTGGAGACTGCCGGCGCACTGGCCGAAAACGTCAAATACCTCGTGCCGAAGTACTTCTCGCCGGAGCTGGCGGATCGCTGCCATGTCCATCTGGTGGATATGGTTCCAAACGTCCTTGCGGCCTTTTCGGAGAAATCGCAGGCGTATGCCCGGGACCGCCTCACCAAACTCGGCGTGCAGCTGCATATGGGCCAGCCCGTGGCTGACGTCCGCCCGGACGGGGTGACCCTCAAAGACGGGACGGTGATTCCTGCCCGGGTGGTGGTGTGGGCCGGCGGGCTGCAGGCCGGGCGGATCATTACCGAGTCCGGCCTGAAGCAGGGCAGGGGCGGCCGCGTGGACGTCCAGCCCGATCTGAGCGTCCCTGACGTCGAGGGCGTCTATGTGCTGGGCGACTCTGCCAACATCACCGACGCAGCCGGGAACAAGCTGCCGCAGCTCGGGTCGGTGGCCCAGCAATCGGGTAAGTGGGCGGCCCGCAACATCTACGCGGACCTTACCGGCGGTGTGCGCGAGCCCTTCCGCTACTGGGACAAGGGGTACATGGCCATGGTGGGACGCGGCGCGGCGGTCGCGGAACTGGGCCGCCGGCGCCTGCAGCTGCAGGGGCCCTTGGCATTCGTGTCATGGTTGGCGGTCCACCTGGCCCTGCTCCCCGGATTCCAGCAGAAAGTCAGGGCGCTGTTTTCCTGGGCCAACGGCTACGTCACCCACAGCCCCTCCCAGGTGGTGGTGGGCAGGCCGGATTAG
- a CDS encoding PadR family transcriptional regulator, producing MSIRHSLLALLQDQPRYGYQLRVEFENRTGATWPLNIGQVYTTLDRLERDSLVAKEGDDGEGHVVYSITAAGKAEVQSWFAAPVERNNPPRNELAIKLALAVTLPGVDVQAIIQAQRVASIRALQDYTKARRDTAANQRATDTAWLLVLDSLIFQTEAEVRWLDLCEARMVQQAQAAAAGSARKTSNGVTEDAPLNADSRR from the coding sequence ATGTCGATTCGCCACAGCCTCCTCGCCCTGCTGCAGGACCAGCCACGCTATGGCTACCAGCTGCGGGTCGAGTTCGAGAACCGCACCGGAGCCACCTGGCCCCTGAATATCGGGCAGGTGTACACCACCCTGGACCGGCTGGAACGCGATTCCCTGGTGGCCAAGGAAGGCGACGACGGCGAGGGTCACGTGGTGTACAGCATCACCGCCGCCGGCAAAGCGGAGGTGCAGAGTTGGTTCGCTGCCCCCGTGGAACGGAACAATCCGCCCCGCAATGAGCTCGCCATCAAGCTGGCGCTCGCCGTCACCCTGCCCGGGGTTGATGTGCAGGCCATCATCCAGGCCCAGCGCGTGGCGTCCATCAGGGCCCTGCAGGACTACACCAAAGCCCGGCGTGACACGGCCGCGAACCAGCGGGCCACGGATACCGCCTGGCTCCTGGTACTGGACTCGCTGATCTTCCAGACCGAAGCGGAAGTCCGCTGGCTGGACCTCTGTGAGGCAAGGATGGTCCAGCAGGCGCAGGCCGCAGCCGCGGGGTCCGCCCGGAAAACGTCCAACGGGGTCACGGAAGACGCCCCGCTCAACGCGGACAGCCGCCGGTGA
- a CDS encoding NAD(P)H-quinone oxidoreductase — protein sequence MKAVYISEPGGPEVLEVRDVDAPVPGQGEVLIDVVAAGLNRADVQQRRGFYPPPPGASEVPGLEVSGRIAGFGPGVSKPFSLGDKVVALLAGGGYAQQVAVPAEQVLRVPEGVDLVTAASLPEVAATVYSNLIMTAQLQPGETVLIHGATGGIGTMAIQLAKAFGAKVATTAGSDEKVSTAKAFLGADIAINYKEEDFPDSLRRQNEGKGADVILDVVGAKYLPQNVDALADYGRLVVIGLQGGTKGELDLGLLLKKRAAVVATALRPRPVAEKGAIMTAVRDAVWPLVADGRIRPLVAKTFPLDQVGAAHRYFDSGDHVGKVLLVM from the coding sequence ATGAAAGCCGTCTACATATCGGAACCGGGCGGCCCGGAAGTGCTGGAAGTGCGGGACGTGGACGCCCCTGTGCCCGGCCAGGGCGAAGTGCTGATTGACGTGGTGGCAGCCGGCCTGAACCGGGCCGATGTCCAGCAGCGCAGGGGCTTCTACCCGCCGCCGCCGGGTGCCTCCGAGGTCCCCGGGCTGGAAGTGTCAGGACGGATCGCCGGCTTCGGACCCGGTGTCAGCAAGCCGTTCTCGCTGGGGGACAAGGTAGTGGCCCTGCTGGCAGGCGGCGGCTACGCCCAGCAGGTGGCGGTCCCGGCCGAGCAGGTGCTGCGCGTCCCCGAAGGGGTTGACCTGGTCACCGCCGCGTCGCTGCCCGAGGTGGCTGCGACGGTGTACTCAAACCTCATCATGACGGCGCAGCTGCAGCCGGGCGAGACGGTCCTCATCCACGGTGCCACCGGCGGGATCGGCACCATGGCCATCCAGCTCGCCAAGGCCTTCGGTGCCAAGGTGGCCACCACGGCCGGAAGCGATGAGAAAGTCAGCACCGCCAAAGCCTTCCTCGGGGCGGACATCGCCATCAACTACAAAGAGGAAGACTTCCCGGACAGTCTTCGGCGGCAGAACGAAGGCAAGGGGGCGGACGTCATCCTTGATGTGGTGGGGGCCAAATACCTCCCGCAGAACGTGGATGCCCTGGCCGACTACGGGCGCCTGGTGGTGATCGGCCTCCAGGGTGGCACCAAGGGCGAGTTGGACCTTGGCCTGCTGTTGAAGAAGCGGGCGGCCGTGGTGGCCACCGCGCTTCGCCCCAGGCCCGTGGCGGAAAAAGGTGCCATCATGACCGCCGTGCGCGACGCTGTGTGGCCGCTGGTGGCAGACGGCAGGATCCGTCCCCTGGTTGCCAAGACCTTCCCCCTGGACCAGGTGGGCGCGGCGCACCGGTACTTCGACAGCGGCGACCACGTGGGCAAGGTCCTCCTGGTGATGTAA
- a CDS encoding carbon starvation CstA family protein, producing MAGVPDQRKNGSRAEGGLATDPDLPPPAVDGARLDAEDRKWTPAKIALWAAIALLGGVAWFMLAIVRGETVNAIWFVFASVCTYLIGYRFYSKVIERYITKPDDRRATPAEYKADGKDYVRTDRNVLFGHHFAAIAGAGPLVGPVIAAQMGYLPGTIWIIVGVVLAGAVQDYLVMFFSMRRGGRSLGQMAREELGVIGGTAALVATLLIMVIIVAILALVVVNALGESPWGVFSVGMTIPIALFMGVYLRYLRPGKVMEVSIIGFVLLMAAIIGGGLVAQTEWGAAVFHLDKVTIAWGLIIYGFIAAILPVWLLLAPRDYLSTFMKIGVIVMLALAIIVVRPEVTVPAFSEFASRENGPVFSGALFPFLFVTIACGALSGFHALISSGTTPKLVEKERQTRYIGYGGMLMESFVAIMALVAAISIDRGLYFAMNAPAALTGGTVETAATWVNSLGLAGVNISPDLLSETARNVGEQSIVSRTGGAPTLAVGLAHIMHQFVGGTALMGFWYHFAIMFEALFILTAVDAGTRVARFMLQDSIGNFVPKFKEASWRPGAWLCTAIMVAAWGAVLLMGVTDPLGGINTLFPLFGIANQLLAAIALAVVLAIVAKRGTFKYLWIVALPLAFAAVVTITASYQKIFSSTPAVGYFANNAAFSKALADGKKEFGTAKSVAAMEAVVRNTAIQGWLSVIFVVLSIIVIATAVLATAKAFRDRSAGVATTDNEDPAVPSRVFAPAGLVPTTAERELAAEWAKVPAEARLERARH from the coding sequence ATGGCCGGAGTGCCTGACCAACGGAAGAACGGATCCCGGGCGGAGGGCGGGCTGGCTACTGACCCGGATCTTCCCCCGCCTGCCGTGGACGGCGCCCGGCTCGACGCCGAGGACCGGAAATGGACTCCGGCAAAGATCGCACTCTGGGCCGCGATCGCCCTGCTGGGCGGCGTCGCCTGGTTCATGCTGGCCATCGTCCGCGGCGAGACCGTCAACGCCATCTGGTTCGTCTTTGCCTCCGTGTGCACCTACCTGATCGGGTACCGCTTCTACTCCAAGGTGATCGAACGCTACATCACCAAGCCTGACGACCGGCGCGCCACCCCGGCCGAGTACAAGGCCGACGGCAAGGACTATGTCCGCACGGACCGCAACGTGCTCTTCGGCCACCACTTCGCCGCCATCGCAGGGGCCGGCCCGCTGGTGGGCCCGGTCATCGCCGCCCAGATGGGCTACCTTCCCGGCACCATCTGGATCATCGTCGGCGTGGTCCTCGCCGGCGCCGTCCAGGACTACCTGGTGATGTTCTTCTCCATGCGCCGCGGCGGCCGCTCCCTGGGCCAGATGGCCCGCGAGGAACTCGGCGTCATCGGCGGCACGGCAGCCCTCGTTGCCACCTTGCTCATCATGGTGATCATCGTGGCCATCCTGGCCCTCGTCGTCGTCAACGCCCTGGGTGAAAGCCCGTGGGGCGTGTTCTCCGTGGGCATGACCATCCCCATCGCGCTCTTCATGGGCGTCTACCTCCGCTACCTGCGGCCCGGCAAGGTCATGGAAGTCTCCATCATCGGCTTCGTCCTGCTGATGGCCGCCATCATCGGCGGCGGTCTGGTGGCGCAGACCGAATGGGGCGCAGCCGTGTTCCACCTGGACAAGGTGACCATCGCCTGGGGCCTCATCATCTACGGCTTCATCGCCGCCATCCTGCCGGTGTGGCTGCTCCTGGCCCCGCGCGACTACCTCTCCACCTTCATGAAGATCGGCGTGATCGTGATGCTCGCGCTGGCCATCATCGTGGTCCGTCCCGAGGTCACCGTTCCCGCATTCAGCGAATTCGCCAGCCGGGAAAACGGACCCGTGTTCTCCGGGGCCCTGTTCCCCTTCCTGTTCGTCACCATCGCCTGCGGCGCCCTGTCCGGCTTCCACGCCCTCATCTCGTCCGGCACCACCCCCAAACTGGTGGAGAAGGAACGGCAGACCCGCTACATCGGCTACGGCGGCATGCTGATGGAATCCTTCGTGGCCATCATGGCCCTGGTGGCAGCCATCTCTATCGACCGCGGACTCTACTTCGCCATGAACGCCCCCGCAGCCCTCACCGGCGGAACCGTGGAAACGGCAGCCACCTGGGTCAACAGCCTGGGCCTGGCCGGGGTGAACATCAGCCCGGACCTGCTGTCCGAGACGGCCCGGAACGTGGGCGAGCAAAGCATCGTGTCCCGGACCGGCGGCGCCCCCACGCTGGCCGTGGGCCTGGCGCACATCATGCACCAGTTCGTCGGCGGCACCGCCCTCATGGGCTTCTGGTACCACTTCGCCATCATGTTCGAGGCGCTCTTCATCCTCACCGCTGTGGACGCCGGCACGCGCGTTGCCCGCTTCATGCTGCAGGACTCCATCGGCAACTTCGTCCCCAAATTCAAGGAAGCCTCCTGGCGGCCCGGTGCCTGGCTCTGCACCGCCATCATGGTGGCAGCCTGGGGCGCGGTGCTGCTGATGGGCGTCACCGATCCGCTGGGCGGCATCAACACCCTGTTCCCGCTGTTCGGCATCGCCAACCAGCTGCTCGCCGCCATCGCGCTGGCCGTGGTCCTGGCCATCGTCGCCAAGCGCGGCACCTTCAAGTACCTCTGGATCGTCGCCCTGCCGCTGGCGTTCGCCGCGGTGGTCACCATCACGGCGAGCTACCAGAAGATCTTCTCCTCCACCCCGGCTGTGGGGTACTTCGCCAACAACGCCGCCTTCAGCAAGGCGCTGGCCGACGGCAAGAAGGAGTTCGGCACCGCGAAATCGGTCGCTGCGATGGAAGCCGTGGTCCGCAACACGGCCATCCAGGGCTGGCTGTCCGTGATCTTCGTGGTGCTGAGCATCATCGTGATTGCGACGGCGGTGCTCGCCACGGCCAAGGCGTTCCGGGACCGGTCGGCAGGGGTGGCCACCACCGACAACGAGGACCCGGCTGTTCCGTCGCGCGTCTTTGCCCCCGCCGGGCTGGTGCCCACAACCGCCGAACGTGAGCTTGCTGCGGAGTGGGCGAAGGTGCCCGCAGAGGCCCGCCTTGAACGGGCCAGGCACTGA
- a CDS encoding HAD domain-containing protein: MHQTVKPIILLDIDGVLNPAVRPGGGSDGPLLRLSNEKRALVRRLARSGRIAWASTWPADTVAGLEAQLELDVEPLRVTMVFRQSDAGVPTPKLTSIARWLSRMDAGDNADWDSVVWIDDVLGPDAREWASGHGQPVHLEQPDPDHGLAEVHVARIEAFIAGK, translated from the coding sequence GTGCATCAAACCGTGAAGCCCATCATCCTGCTCGACATCGATGGCGTCCTGAATCCCGCCGTGCGCCCGGGCGGCGGGAGTGACGGGCCGCTGCTTCGGCTCTCCAACGAGAAGCGCGCCCTGGTCCGGCGCCTGGCCCGCAGCGGACGCATCGCGTGGGCGTCCACCTGGCCGGCGGACACGGTAGCCGGGCTGGAAGCCCAGCTGGAGCTCGACGTCGAACCGCTGCGGGTCACCATGGTGTTCCGGCAGTCCGACGCGGGCGTGCCGACGCCAAAACTGACATCGATTGCCCGGTGGCTGTCCAGGATGGACGCCGGCGACAACGCTGACTGGGACTCAGTCGTATGGATCGATGACGTCCTTGGCCCGGACGCCAGGGAATGGGCCAGCGGTCATGGCCAGCCGGTGCACCTCGAACAGCCTGATCCTGACCACGGCCTGGCGGAAGTCCACGTGGCACGGATCGAGGCCTTCATCGCCGGCAAGTGA
- a CDS encoding YbdD/YjiX family protein, which translates to MSTGMALVANGFRGFARYLGGVMGADAYAKYLEHHRAAGHAEAPLTEREFWRDRTDRQDSNPQGRCC; encoded by the coding sequence ATGAGCACGGGCATGGCCCTGGTGGCCAACGGGTTTCGCGGGTTTGCCCGTTACTTGGGCGGCGTCATGGGCGCGGACGCCTACGCCAAGTACCTGGAACATCACCGGGCGGCCGGGCATGCAGAAGCACCCCTGACCGAGCGGGAGTTCTGGCGGGACCGCACCGACCGCCAGGACAGCAATCCCCAGGGCCGGTGCTGCTGA
- a CDS encoding polysaccharide deacetylase family protein, giving the protein MEPQVPRHMSQDGKGPGRRAVLLAAVLTMSSAVPDLQPHPKHQVRGSDTPAPDDAAGTSSTVLHSGPDGDAPAPNTPAAPVPSRARIVDTYGKHPARYWGLEAPGVLTRLPPPSQGIALTFDFCGGPGGSGYDQALLDTLRQRHIPATLFLNSRWINANPAATRQLAADPLFEVANHGTSHKPLSTTGNTAYGIPGTRNAGEVYDEVMPNDDALAGITGKRPRYFRPGTAYMDDVATDILGALGVKPVGFSINGDGGATYPAAVVAREVGKARAGDVVICHGNHPNGGTAEGLKQAVDKLLAAGMSFAHLP; this is encoded by the coding sequence GTGGAACCACAGGTCCCCCGGCATATGAGCCAGGACGGGAAGGGCCCCGGCCGCAGGGCGGTTTTGCTGGCGGCAGTGCTGACGATGTCCTCCGCCGTGCCCGACCTGCAGCCGCACCCCAAGCACCAAGTGAGGGGATCGGATACGCCGGCGCCCGACGATGCAGCGGGTACCAGCTCGACCGTCCTGCACTCCGGCCCCGACGGCGACGCGCCCGCCCCCAACACGCCGGCAGCGCCCGTACCGTCACGCGCCCGGATTGTTGACACCTACGGGAAGCACCCGGCCCGGTACTGGGGCCTGGAGGCACCCGGAGTCCTGACGCGACTGCCGCCCCCATCACAGGGAATCGCCCTTACTTTTGACTTTTGCGGCGGCCCCGGCGGCAGCGGCTATGACCAGGCGCTGCTCGACACGCTGCGCCAACGCCACATCCCGGCCACGCTCTTCCTGAACTCCCGCTGGATCAATGCCAACCCCGCTGCCACGCGGCAGCTTGCGGCGGACCCCCTCTTCGAGGTGGCCAACCACGGGACTTCCCACAAGCCGCTGTCCACCACCGGCAATACGGCGTATGGCATCCCGGGCACCCGGAACGCCGGGGAAGTCTATGACGAGGTCATGCCGAACGATGACGCCCTGGCAGGCATTACGGGTAAGCGTCCCCGGTACTTCCGCCCAGGCACCGCCTACATGGACGACGTCGCCACGGACATCCTGGGTGCTTTGGGCGTCAAGCCGGTGGGCTTCAGCATCAATGGCGACGGCGGCGCAACCTATCCCGCCGCCGTCGTTGCCAGGGAGGTGGGCAAGGCCCGGGCGGGGGACGTGGTCATCTGCCACGGGAACCACCCCAACGGCGGAACAGCGGAAGGCCTGAAACAGGCAGTGGACAAACTGCTCGCGGCAGGCATGTCCTTCGCCCACCTGCCCTGA
- a CDS encoding ABC transporter ATP-binding protein encodes MSVQGPQQVLELAQVGRTFGEGATAVAALRDVDLTISAGEFVAVMGPSGSGKSSLLAVAGGLDRPTSGAVFVESTPLAGLGLNELARLRRRAVGYVFQDFNLVPTLTASENVALPLELDGTSARKAHRQAADALRQVGIPELADRFMDQMSGGQQQRVAIARAIVGQRRLILADEPTGALDSTTGHGVMEVLRARADAGAAVMLVTHEARHAAWADRVVFLRDGRIIDQAAAMHDPTMLLTQAGL; translated from the coding sequence GTGAGCGTGCAGGGGCCTCAACAGGTCCTGGAACTTGCCCAGGTTGGCCGGACCTTTGGGGAAGGCGCGACGGCGGTCGCCGCACTCCGCGACGTCGACCTCACCATCTCCGCGGGGGAGTTCGTCGCTGTCATGGGACCTTCGGGCTCAGGCAAGTCCTCCTTGCTGGCCGTTGCCGGCGGATTGGACCGGCCGACGTCGGGCGCTGTCTTTGTCGAATCCACGCCCCTGGCCGGGCTGGGCCTGAACGAACTGGCCCGCCTGCGCCGCCGGGCCGTCGGCTACGTGTTCCAGGACTTCAACCTGGTCCCCACATTGACTGCCAGCGAAAACGTGGCGCTGCCCCTGGAACTGGACGGAACATCCGCGAGGAAGGCGCACCGGCAGGCCGCCGACGCGCTGCGGCAGGTGGGCATCCCGGAACTGGCGGACCGGTTCATGGACCAGATGTCCGGCGGCCAGCAGCAGCGCGTGGCGATCGCCAGGGCCATCGTGGGCCAGCGGCGCCTGATCCTGGCGGACGAACCCACCGGTGCACTGGATTCGACCACCGGCCACGGGGTCATGGAGGTGCTGCGGGCCCGGGCCGATGCCGGAGCCGCCGTCATGCTCGTCACCCACGAGGCCAGGCACGCCGCCTGGGCGGACCGGGTGGTCTTCCTGCGCGACGGACGCATCATTGACCAGGCGGCGGCCATGCACGACCCCACGATGCTCCTGACGCAGGCCGGACTCTGA
- a CDS encoding alpha/beta hydrolase, producing MTARPLPARHKSLTVAVRAAGALVLAMVLASCSLLNGGGKNPPETATAKADPSIVASAPAGLEKFYSQEVVWQPCEGEFQCAKVTVPMDYANPGGDTIQLAALRAPSTGKKTGSLLVNPGGPGASGYDFVKDAAGTHFSAAVRNAYDLVGFDPRGVKRSAPVACMTDAERDASRAKIYALDTDAGLQEALADNKAIAGQCAAQTGPVLAHIDTVSAARDLDVLRAVVNDTKLNYLGYSYGTFLGSTYASLFPDNVGRMVLDGALDPSITNEELTSGQARAFEKALHTYVASCQKQGKCPLSGDADSGVQQIRDLINSIRETPRTAKDGRLVNATTFVSGLITPLYNDQSWPALTQALEAAMSGDVSLMLRLADLGADRASDGSYTSNSTFAFNAINCLDYPMVSDAAGMRAEEKRLEQDSPTLGYFFAYGGTTCADWPYKNVRTPAPVEYSGDSPIVVIGTTGDPATPVDWAASLRKQLGNAALLTWKGEGHTAYGRANSCLEDSVDKYLVSGKVPADNTVC from the coding sequence ATGACTGCCCGCCCCCTGCCCGCACGCCACAAGTCCCTGACGGTCGCCGTCCGCGCCGCGGGTGCCTTGGTCCTGGCAATGGTCCTGGCCTCGTGCAGCCTCCTCAACGGCGGCGGCAAGAACCCGCCGGAGACGGCCACCGCCAAAGCCGATCCTTCGATCGTTGCGTCCGCTCCTGCCGGGCTGGAAAAGTTCTACTCGCAGGAAGTGGTGTGGCAGCCCTGCGAGGGGGAGTTCCAGTGCGCCAAAGTGACTGTCCCCATGGACTACGCCAATCCGGGCGGCGACACCATCCAGCTTGCTGCGCTGCGGGCGCCGAGCACGGGCAAGAAGACGGGCAGCCTCCTGGTCAACCCCGGCGGCCCGGGTGCCTCCGGCTATGACTTCGTCAAGGATGCCGCCGGAACCCATTTTTCAGCTGCTGTCCGCAACGCTTATGACCTTGTCGGTTTCGATCCGCGGGGCGTCAAGCGCTCCGCCCCCGTTGCCTGCATGACGGACGCGGAACGTGACGCATCCCGGGCCAAGATCTACGCCCTCGACACCGATGCCGGGCTGCAGGAGGCGCTGGCGGACAACAAGGCCATCGCCGGCCAGTGCGCGGCCCAAACCGGCCCGGTCCTGGCCCACATCGACACCGTCAGCGCCGCCAGGGACCTGGACGTGCTCCGGGCCGTGGTGAACGACACCAAGCTGAACTACCTCGGATACTCCTACGGCACGTTCCTTGGGTCCACCTACGCCTCGCTGTTCCCGGACAACGTGGGCCGCATGGTCCTTGATGGCGCCCTGGACCCCTCCATCACCAATGAAGAGCTGACCAGCGGCCAGGCCCGGGCCTTCGAAAAAGCGCTCCACACCTACGTGGCCAGCTGCCAGAAACAGGGCAAGTGCCCGCTCAGCGGCGACGCCGACTCCGGCGTGCAGCAGATCCGTGACCTGATCAACTCCATCCGGGAGACGCCCCGCACCGCCAAGGACGGCCGGCTGGTCAACGCAACCACGTTTGTCAGCGGCCTGATCACCCCGCTCTACAACGACCAAAGCTGGCCCGCCCTCACCCAGGCACTTGAGGCCGCCATGTCCGGAGATGTGAGCCTCATGCTCCGGCTCGCCGACCTCGGAGCCGACCGCGCGTCCGACGGTTCGTACACCTCCAATTCGACCTTCGCGTTCAACGCCATCAACTGCCTTGACTACCCCATGGTTTCGGACGCCGCGGGCATGCGGGCCGAAGAGAAGCGGCTGGAACAGGACTCCCCCACCCTTGGCTACTTCTTTGCCTACGGCGGGACCACCTGCGCGGACTGGCCGTACAAGAACGTCCGCACACCGGCGCCGGTGGAATACAGCGGGGACTCCCCCATCGTTGTCATCGGCACCACAGGCGATCCCGCAACCCCCGTCGACTGGGCTGCATCACTGCGCAAGCAGCTGGGGAACGCAGCGCTGCTGACCTGGAAAGGCGAGGGGCACACCGCGTACGGCCGGGCCAACAGCTGCCTCGAGGACTCCGTGGACAAATACCTGGTGAGTGGAAAGGTTCCGGCCGACAACACTGTCTGCTGA
- a CDS encoding bacterial proteasome activator family protein, which yields MSDPNDTQAAEDLPVEGTPVDDNEAPVQAPSDGDGRPRGSSLQDLVDEPAKVMRIGTMIRQLLEEVKSAPLDDAARGRLAAIHKRSIKELEDGLAPELVAELDRINLPFSDDATPSDAELRIAQAQLVGWLEGLFHGIQTAIAAQHAAREHAAAQLQLRQLPPGTMIAPGVVIGENGEPQRAPAGARPGQAARPGQREDPDHGPGQYL from the coding sequence ATGAGCGATCCCAATGACACTCAGGCAGCTGAGGACCTCCCTGTAGAAGGCACCCCCGTTGATGACAACGAGGCACCTGTCCAGGCCCCGTCTGACGGGGACGGCAGGCCGCGGGGCAGCAGCCTGCAGGACCTGGTGGATGAGCCCGCCAAAGTGATGCGGATCGGCACCATGATCCGGCAGCTCCTCGAAGAGGTGAAGTCCGCACCCCTGGATGACGCCGCGAGGGGCCGGCTCGCCGCCATCCACAAGCGCTCCATCAAGGAGCTTGAGGACGGCCTCGCACCCGAGCTGGTAGCGGAACTGGACCGGATCAACCTGCCCTTCTCCGACGACGCCACGCCCTCCGATGCCGAGCTCCGGATCGCCCAGGCCCAGCTGGTGGGATGGCTCGAAGGCTTGTTCCACGGTATCCAGACCGCCATCGCTGCCCAGCACGCCGCCCGGGAACACGCCGCAGCCCAGCTGCAGCTGCGCCAGCTGCCGCCCGGCACCATGATTGCCCCCGGCGTCGTGATTGGGGAAAACGGCGAGCCACAGCGGGCCCCGGCCGGCGCCCGGCCGGGGCAGGCTGCACGGCCCGGCCAGCGTGAGGACCCGGACCACGGCCCGGGCCAGTACCTGTAG
- a CDS encoding aldo/keto reductase, with protein sequence MTLSPTLTFNDGNTIPQLGYGVWQVEDDVAEKVVRQAFEAGFRHIDTAKIYGNEAGVGRAIASSGLSPEEIFITTKLWNADQGYEPTLAAFEESMDRLGLETLDLYLIHWMQPKQDKYVDTWKALIELQKRGRVKSIGVSNFTAEGLQRLIDETGVVPAIHQIELHPYFSQRELREFGAAKGILTQAWSPLGQGGELLQDPAVVSIAAKHQATPAQVVIAWHLAIGNVVIPKSVTESRIKENFAALEVSLDPEDVEAINNLDRTAGGEGRIGPDPAVSDFA encoded by the coding sequence ATGACTCTTTCACCTACCTTGACTTTCAACGACGGAAACACGATCCCTCAGCTCGGCTACGGTGTGTGGCAGGTTGAGGACGACGTGGCTGAAAAGGTCGTGCGCCAGGCGTTCGAGGCCGGCTTCCGGCACATCGACACCGCAAAGATCTACGGCAATGAGGCAGGCGTGGGCCGTGCCATTGCAAGCTCCGGCCTGTCTCCGGAAGAAATCTTCATCACCACCAAGCTGTGGAACGCGGACCAGGGCTACGAGCCCACCCTCGCCGCTTTCGAGGAGTCCATGGACCGGCTCGGCCTGGAAACCCTCGACCTGTACCTGATCCACTGGATGCAGCCCAAGCAGGACAAGTACGTTGACACCTGGAAGGCGCTGATTGAACTCCAGAAGCGCGGACGGGTGAAGTCCATCGGTGTCTCGAACTTCACTGCAGAGGGCCTGCAGCGGCTTATCGACGAAACGGGCGTGGTTCCGGCCATCCACCAGATCGAGCTGCACCCCTACTTCAGCCAGCGCGAACTGCGCGAGTTCGGTGCCGCCAAGGGCATCCTGACCCAGGCATGGTCCCCGCTGGGCCAGGGCGGGGAACTGCTGCAGGACCCGGCGGTCGTCTCCATCGCTGCCAAGCACCAGGCCACCCCGGCCCAGGTGGTCATCGCCTGGCACCTGGCGATCGGCAACGTGGTGATCCCCAAGTCTGTGACGGAGTCACGGATCAAGGAGAACTTCGCAGCCCTCGAGGTATCCCTCGATCCGGAAGACGTCGAAGCCATCAACAACCTGGACCGGACCGCCGGCGGCGAAGGCCGCATCGGACCCGATCCCGCGGTCTCCGACTTCGCCTAG